A section of the Bacillus pumilus genome encodes:
- the dctP gene encoding C4-dicarboxylate transporter DctP, which translates to MKRLLKNLTFQVVAAVIIGIIVGMVWPNVGKEMKPLGDTFINAVKMVIAPIIFLTIVLGIAKMGDMKKVGKVGGKAFIYFEVVTTLALVIGLFVVNIMKPGAGLDYSKLEKGDVSQYTQNGGQGIDWMEFVTHIVPSNMVDAFAKGDILQVLFFSILFGVALAALGDKGKGIIEWLDKLSLVFFKIIGYIMRAAPLGAFGAMAYTIGHFGLASIKPLASLMLSVYLTMFLFIFVVLNIICKMYGFSLLGYLRFIKDEILIVLGTSSSESVLPRMMDKMERYGCSKSVVGLVIPTGYSFNLDGTSIYLSMSVVFLAQVFGVDLSIGQQITIILVLMLTSKGAAGVTGSGFIVLASTLAALQVIPLEGLALLLGVDRFMSEGRAITNLIGNGIATIVVAKSEGEFDEAKSKTALQEMRNMKQAV; encoded by the coding sequence ATGAAGAGGCTTTTGAAGAACCTGACATTTCAGGTGGTTGCAGCTGTCATTATCGGGATCATTGTTGGGATGGTTTGGCCAAACGTCGGAAAAGAAATGAAGCCGCTCGGTGACACCTTTATCAATGCCGTTAAAATGGTCATTGCACCAATTATTTTCTTAACCATTGTTCTTGGTATTGCCAAAATGGGGGATATGAAAAAGGTTGGAAAAGTTGGGGGAAAAGCATTTATTTATTTTGAAGTCGTCACGACGCTTGCCTTGGTCATCGGACTTTTTGTCGTAAATATCATGAAGCCAGGTGCAGGTCTGGACTATAGTAAGCTTGAAAAAGGGGACGTTTCGCAGTATACCCAAAATGGGGGACAGGGTATCGACTGGATGGAATTTGTTACACACATCGTACCATCTAATATGGTAGATGCCTTTGCAAAGGGTGATATTTTACAGGTCTTATTCTTCTCAATTTTATTCGGTGTTGCACTCGCTGCCCTTGGCGATAAGGGGAAAGGCATCATCGAATGGCTTGATAAGCTGTCACTTGTTTTCTTTAAAATCATTGGATATATCATGCGTGCAGCGCCGCTCGGTGCATTTGGGGCAATGGCGTATACGATCGGACACTTTGGTTTGGCGTCGATTAAACCGCTCGCAAGTCTGATGCTCTCCGTTTATTTGACGATGTTCCTGTTCATCTTCGTTGTGCTGAACATCATTTGTAAAATGTATGGTTTCAGTCTGCTTGGTTACCTGCGATTTATCAAGGATGAAATTTTAATTGTTCTTGGCACAAGCTCATCAGAATCCGTGCTGCCAAGAATGATGGATAAAATGGAACGCTACGGGTGCTCTAAGTCTGTTGTGGGCCTTGTCATCCCAACAGGGTATTCCTTTAACTTAGACGGAACCTCGATCTATTTATCGATGTCTGTGGTCTTTTTAGCGCAAGTGTTTGGTGTAGACCTATCTATCGGTCAGCAAATCACCATTATCCTTGTTCTGATGCTAACTTCAAAGGGCGCGGCTGGGGTGACAGGAAGCGGATTTATCGTGCTCGCTTCTACCCTTGCTGCACTACAGGTCATTCCGCTAGAGGGGCTTGCACTTCTGCTTGGCGTAGACCGATTCATGAGCGAAGGAAGAGCCATCACAAACCTCATTGGAAATGGAATCGCGACAATTGTTGTGGCGAAAAGTGAAGGTGAATTTGACGAGGCGAAGAGCAAAACAGCCCTTCAAGAAATGCGCAATATGAAGCAAGCTGTATAG
- a CDS encoding DUF2247 family protein gives MYKTEIITKNGFDCNWSTLFIGRQFNLISALEVTNYAVKYLENNPNANNELILELAWEQEEVKVDNILESITSDSSSEDMKREYHKWLYSTVKETYSHSSDEDIFEEIENIFSIFNTPENMYDFFRKVSDAFYYPHDSKNTIKELVEEFLETEKELIFK, from the coding sequence TTGTATAAAACAGAAATAATCACAAAAAATGGTTTTGATTGTAACTGGTCTACGCTGTTTATTGGTAGGCAGTTTAATTTAATATCTGCTTTAGAAGTAACAAACTATGCTGTTAAATACTTAGAAAATAATCCTAATGCTAATAATGAATTAATCCTTGAATTAGCTTGGGAACAAGAAGAAGTGAAAGTAGATAATATACTTGAAAGCATAACCTCTGACAGTTCTTCGGAAGACATGAAAAGAGAATATCATAAGTGGCTATATAGCACTGTGAAAGAGACGTATAGTCACTCAAGTGATGAAGATATCTTTGAAGAAATTGAAAATATTTTTTCAATCTTTAATACACCGGAAAATATGTATGACTTCTTTAGAAAAGTTTCAGACGCATTTTATTACCCTCATGATTCAAAAAATACAATTAAAGAACTTGTAGAAGAGTTTTTAGAGACAGAAAAGGAATTAATTTTTAAATAA
- a CDS encoding dicarboxylate/amino acid:cation symporter yields the protein MKLATKIIIALIVGAITGLLLNIFAPNVFKMLDPYLFTPLGQIFLNLIKMLVVPIVFFSITLGVAGLGDPKKLGRIGAKSILYFLLTTTFAIIIAMSLALLIKPGSIGSFDTKGAEYEPQEAPSTTDTLLNIIPSNPVQSLVEGNMLQIIVFCVFLGLGIAVLGKKTEGLLNILEQGNELMMYLVGVVMKFAPYGTFGLIVTAIGSQGLEAIKAMGLYFTVVLVALLVHFFLTYGSTLALFAKRNPFTFFKDFSPAMVVAFSTSSSSAVLPVSMETAQKKLKVPEPISSFVQPLGATINMDGTAIMQGVATIFIAQVFGVELTLMQMLTVVLTAVLASIGTAGVPGVGLIMLAMVLNSVGLPVEGIALILGIDRLLDMARTVVNITGDAACAVIVTETEKKHEKDAASPNLSM from the coding sequence TTGAAGCTGGCGACAAAAATTATTATTGCCCTTATTGTGGGTGCAATCACGGGACTTCTGCTTAACATTTTCGCTCCAAATGTATTCAAAATGTTAGACCCTTATCTATTCACACCTCTAGGTCAAATCTTCTTAAATCTAATTAAAATGCTGGTTGTGCCAATCGTCTTCTTTTCCATTACACTTGGTGTAGCAGGCCTCGGAGATCCAAAAAAACTAGGCCGAATTGGAGCAAAAAGCATCTTATACTTTCTACTGACCACAACCTTCGCTATTATCATTGCGATGTCATTAGCATTATTAATCAAACCGGGTTCCATTGGTTCATTCGATACTAAAGGGGCAGAATACGAACCTCAAGAAGCACCATCTACGACAGACACTTTATTAAACATCATTCCATCAAATCCAGTTCAATCTTTAGTTGAAGGAAATATGCTGCAAATCATTGTCTTCTGTGTATTCTTAGGACTAGGAATTGCAGTGCTAGGCAAAAAAACAGAAGGATTACTCAACATATTAGAACAAGGCAATGAACTCATGATGTACCTTGTAGGAGTGGTCATGAAATTTGCTCCGTACGGGACATTTGGCTTAATTGTGACGGCTATCGGGAGCCAAGGCCTTGAAGCTATTAAAGCCATGGGGCTGTATTTTACAGTCGTATTAGTAGCACTATTGGTGCATTTCTTTCTCACATATGGCTCAACTTTGGCTTTATTTGCAAAACGAAATCCATTTACATTCTTTAAAGACTTTTCGCCTGCGATGGTCGTAGCCTTTAGTACGTCTAGCAGTAGTGCGGTTCTCCCTGTATCTATGGAAACCGCTCAAAAGAAATTGAAAGTACCTGAGCCGATATCCAGTTTCGTGCAGCCTTTAGGCGCTACGATCAATATGGATGGAACAGCCATTATGCAAGGGGTGGCAACCATCTTTATTGCACAAGTGTTTGGTGTGGAATTAACGCTGATGCAAATGCTCACAGTTGTATTAACCGCCGTATTAGCCAGTATTGGGACAGCCGGTGTACCAGGCGTAGGCTTGATCATGCTCGCAATGGTATTGAATTCGGTTGGGCTTCCGGTTGAAGGCATTGCGCTCATCCTTGGTATTGACCGCTTATTAGATATGGCAAGAACCGTTGTCAATATTACAGGTGACGCCGCATGCGCGGTGATTGTGACCGAAACTGAGAAAAAACATGAGAAAGACGCAGCATCACCGAATCTATCCATGTAA
- a CDS encoding AI-2E family transporter, whose translation MAAFLKLFEKPGVKRFSVFVVLATALYLLRGMMNLILLTFIFTFLMNRLEEVIRGFLSRFLKIGQKSVITILYILLAGGLTFGGFVFVPIIAKQVEQLFHLGKKIADHPQNLPFFDVITNVFGDFKISAYFEKGFNFLYTYLTDFSTFSIQVIMSLILSMFFLFEKERLIQFMNKFKTSKISVFYHEIAFFGRKFSRTFGKVLEAQFIIATVNCVLTTIALGIMGFPQLFGLAVMVFLLGLIPVAGVVISLIPLSIIAYTLGGGMYVLYIVLVIVIIHAIEAYFLNPKLMSAKTELPIFFTFIVLIFSEHYIGIWGLIIGIPIFVFILDILEVTNKEESS comes from the coding sequence ATGGCAGCATTTTTAAAATTGTTCGAAAAACCCGGTGTTAAGCGGTTTTCTGTATTTGTAGTATTAGCCACAGCCTTATATCTATTAAGAGGAATGATGAATTTAATTCTCTTGACCTTCATATTCACCTTTTTGATGAATCGGTTAGAAGAGGTCATTAGAGGCTTTTTAAGTCGCTTCCTGAAAATAGGGCAGAAATCGGTTATTACCATTTTGTATATTCTTTTGGCTGGTGGATTGACGTTTGGCGGATTCGTGTTTGTGCCAATCATCGCCAAACAGGTGGAGCAACTATTTCATTTAGGAAAGAAAATTGCAGACCATCCACAAAATTTACCCTTCTTTGATGTCATCACCAACGTATTCGGAGATTTTAAAATATCAGCTTACTTTGAGAAAGGGTTTAATTTCCTCTATACATACTTAACAGATTTCAGTACGTTCAGTATCCAAGTCATTATGTCCTTAATATTAAGCATGTTCTTCCTGTTCGAAAAAGAACGCCTCATTCAATTCATGAACAAGTTCAAAACGAGTAAAATCTCTGTGTTCTATCACGAAATCGCCTTCTTTGGACGTAAATTTTCCAGAACGTTCGGAAAGGTACTCGAAGCACAGTTTATTATTGCAACTGTTAACTGTGTTTTAACAACCATTGCGCTAGGTATTATGGGATTCCCTCAATTATTTGGATTAGCGGTCATGGTCTTTTTGCTAGGCTTAATCCCAGTCGCAGGTGTGGTTATCTCACTTATTCCCCTCAGCATCATTGCGTATACGCTTGGGGGCGGCATGTATGTCCTGTATATCGTGCTTGTGATCGTCATCATCCATGCCATTGAAGCCTATTTCTTAAACCCGAAGCTCATGTCAGCAAAAACAGAACTCCCTATTTTCTTCACATTTATTGTGCTGATCTTCTCTGAACACTACATCGGGATTTGGGGACTCATTATTGGTATACCAATCTTTGTGTTTATTCTAGATATTTTGGAGGTCACCAACAAGGAGGAAAGTAGTTAA
- a CDS encoding GNAT family N-acetyltransferase, whose product MFVYQDQEISMRLLEPRDARSLYLLIQRSREHLREWMLWVDSTQTEEDSMMFIQGAMQQAMQNNGFQAGIWSHGELVGIIGTHQIHWINKTVSIGYWLGEGYQGKGIMTKACQAVIRYLFEECGLHRIEIRAAVDNQKSRRIPERLSFSLEGVLRQCEWLGNRFTDHCVYALLQPEYMKQKTDAMNQHT is encoded by the coding sequence ATGTTTGTTTATCAGGATCAAGAGATATCCATGCGGTTGCTTGAGCCAAGAGACGCAAGAAGTCTGTATTTGCTCATCCAGCGGTCGAGAGAGCATTTACGTGAATGGATGCTTTGGGTGGATTCAACTCAGACAGAGGAAGACAGTATGATGTTTATCCAAGGTGCGATGCAGCAAGCGATGCAGAACAACGGGTTTCAAGCGGGCATCTGGTCACATGGAGAACTTGTCGGCATCATTGGCACCCATCAAATTCATTGGATCAATAAAACCGTTTCAATCGGCTATTGGCTCGGAGAAGGCTATCAAGGAAAAGGGATCATGACAAAAGCATGCCAAGCGGTCATTCGCTATTTATTTGAAGAGTGCGGACTGCACCGTATTGAGATTAGGGCTGCTGTCGATAACCAGAAAAGCAGACGTATCCCAGAGCGGTTATCCTTTTCTCTTGAGGGAGTGTTGAGACAATGTGAATGGCTGGGTAATCGCTTTACTGATCATTGTGTGTACGCCCTTTTACAGCCTGAATATATGAAACAAAAAACGGATGCGATGAATCAGCACACTTAA
- a CDS encoding EcsC family protein — MEEREWLKAQLKEIEKWEKDQQKVWFWEKLSRLPFQMLDKLTPAFIQKKIGVLLDEMGHYIQSGGAYLTSEKGIIHQFQKKCADDSIQRIEDIEKAPIEIMDAISEHMGKNRTNLATVQGATTGVGGMFTLAADIPAVLGLSLKTLQDIAVTYGYDPKNKEERVFIIKCLQLTSADVVGKKSILKELRSFHDSEGKHENMFSQIQGWREVVYNYRDSFGWKKLFQLVPVAGILFGAVSNRSQLKSIAETGMMQYRKRRIVSRLEEITQQEQSESGA, encoded by the coding sequence ATGGAGGAAAGAGAGTGGCTAAAAGCACAATTAAAAGAAATTGAAAAGTGGGAGAAAGACCAGCAAAAGGTATGGTTTTGGGAGAAACTCAGCCGTTTGCCATTTCAAATGCTGGACAAGCTGACGCCTGCCTTTATCCAGAAAAAAATCGGTGTGCTGCTAGATGAAATGGGTCATTACATTCAATCAGGCGGTGCCTATTTGACATCAGAAAAAGGCATCATCCATCAATTTCAAAAGAAATGTGCAGATGATTCCATTCAGCGTATAGAAGATATAGAAAAAGCGCCAATTGAAATCATGGACGCCATTAGTGAACATATGGGGAAAAATAGGACGAATCTCGCCACGGTACAAGGGGCGACAACGGGTGTCGGTGGTATGTTTACACTGGCTGCAGATATTCCTGCGGTACTTGGCCTCTCCCTTAAAACATTACAGGATATTGCCGTCACCTATGGCTATGATCCTAAAAACAAAGAAGAGCGGGTCTTCATCATAAAATGCTTACAACTGACTTCTGCTGATGTGGTTGGGAAGAAATCGATATTAAAAGAGCTCAGAAGCTTTCATGATTCAGAAGGGAAACATGAAAACATGTTCTCACAAATCCAAGGGTGGCGTGAGGTAGTCTATAATTACCGAGATTCATTTGGCTGGAAGAAACTATTTCAGCTTGTTCCCGTAGCAGGGATTTTATTTGGCGCAGTCTCCAACCGCTCACAACTAAAAAGTATTGCCGAAACAGGCATGATGCAATACCGAAAACGAAGAATTGTCTCAAGATTAGAAGAGATCACCCAGCAAGAACAGAGTGAATCTGGTGCATAA
- a CDS encoding ATP-binding protein — translation MMRNRLKLQQLSIRWKLTILTYFVVIFALLIGGIVLVGGIQQTEERELRKRLMNTARTVAEMNEVKQALADQTKERDRLQHAIEEIRIIQDADYIVVMDMDHVRLTHPVKARIGQRSEGTDEEPAFAEHIYFSEAEGELGTAIRAFYPVKDDQFNQTGVVLVGRTLPSMIDILGEMKRDILMILLLTLSFGLVGSFLLARHIKQQMFKLEPHEIVRMLEERTATFHSINEGVIAIDNQHMITIFNEKAKQIFSVTGDVVGKNIWDVLSDTRLPEIIDRAEPVYNEEIHMSGKRIMSSRIPIVMKKKIIGAVAIFQDRTEAAKLAEELTGVKNFVDGLRVQNHEHMNKLHTIAGLIQLGKPDQALDLAFQTTEEQEHVLDFLHRVIQHDAVAGLLMSKIRRGKELGIKVEVDEHSCLRDFPERLDQHDMTKLLGNLIENAFASYDTVERDTKCISISIDQTEDVLAILIEDNGSGIEEEMIPYIFDKGFTHGKEGGTGYGLYIVKTIIDKGMGNVEVTSSIGIGTTFSIEFPMIIEERDR, via the coding sequence ATGATGAGAAATCGATTGAAATTACAACAATTATCTATTAGATGGAAGCTCACCATCCTCACATATTTCGTTGTCATTTTCGCCCTTTTAATCGGAGGAATTGTCCTTGTTGGGGGAATCCAGCAAACAGAGGAACGGGAGCTTCGAAAAAGGCTCATGAACACAGCGAGAACAGTGGCTGAGATGAATGAGGTAAAGCAGGCGTTAGCTGATCAAACAAAGGAACGTGACCGATTACAGCATGCCATCGAGGAGATTCGGATTATTCAAGATGCTGACTACATTGTCGTCATGGATATGGATCATGTGAGACTAACGCATCCAGTGAAAGCAAGGATTGGTCAGCGCTCGGAGGGGACAGATGAAGAGCCTGCTTTTGCTGAGCACATTTATTTCTCAGAAGCAGAGGGAGAGCTTGGGACCGCCATCAGAGCCTTTTATCCAGTGAAGGATGATCAATTTAATCAAACAGGGGTCGTCCTTGTTGGGAGAACACTGCCAAGTATGATCGATATATTAGGAGAAATGAAGCGAGATATCCTCATGATTCTCTTGCTCACGCTCAGCTTTGGGCTTGTCGGTTCATTTTTACTTGCTCGTCATATTAAACAGCAAATGTTTAAGCTGGAGCCGCATGAGATTGTCAGAATGCTAGAGGAGCGCACCGCAACCTTTCACTCTATTAATGAAGGGGTTATCGCCATTGATAATCAGCACATGATTACCATTTTTAATGAAAAGGCGAAGCAAATATTTAGTGTGACAGGGGATGTCGTAGGCAAGAATATTTGGGATGTGCTGTCTGACACAAGGCTTCCAGAAATCATTGATCGCGCGGAGCCCGTCTATAATGAAGAAATTCATATGAGCGGAAAGCGGATTATGAGTAGCCGAATTCCGATTGTCATGAAAAAGAAAATTATTGGAGCGGTCGCCATTTTTCAGGACAGGACAGAAGCGGCAAAATTGGCAGAGGAGCTAACCGGGGTTAAGAACTTTGTAGACGGTCTGCGGGTACAAAATCATGAGCATATGAACAAGCTTCATACGATTGCTGGGCTGATTCAGCTAGGTAAACCCGATCAGGCACTTGATCTAGCCTTTCAAACGACGGAAGAGCAAGAACATGTGCTGGACTTTCTTCATCGGGTCATTCAGCATGATGCCGTTGCGGGTTTATTGATGAGCAAAATCAGAAGGGGCAAGGAGTTAGGCATAAAGGTCGAAGTAGACGAACATAGCTGTCTACGTGATTTCCCTGAGCGTCTAGATCAACATGATATGACGAAGCTGCTTGGCAACCTGATTGAGAATGCCTTTGCCTCGTATGATACTGTAGAAAGAGACACAAAATGCATTTCTATTAGTATTGATCAAACCGAGGATGTCCTCGCGATTTTAATTGAAGACAATGGCTCCGGGATTGAAGAGGAAATGATTCCTTATATTTTCGATAAAGGTTTCACACACGGCAAAGAAGGCGGAACAGGCTATGGCCTGTATATTGTAAAAACGATTATCGACAAAGGGATGGGAAATGTAGAAGTCACATCAAGCATCGGCATTGGTACCACCTTCTCAATCGAATTCCCAATGATTATAGAGGAGAGAGACAGATGA
- a CDS encoding Nramp family divalent metal transporter gives MTNKYIEAQAHMSEAAERALEGKVKGFRRLLPFLGPAFIAAIAYIDPGNFATNIAAGSKYGYLLLWVILISNLMALLIQSLSAKLGIATGKNLPEIAREEFPKPVSIGLWIQGELVIIATDLAEFIGAALGLYLLFRIPLLEASIIAAIGSFAILELQRRGYRALEAGITGMLFVVVIAFAVQTFVAKPDIASVAGGLFIPKFDGADSVLLAAGILGATVMPHAIYLHSALTQRRVVGRTEKEKKQIFRFEFLDILIAMIVAGAINASMLIVAAALFYKNGLFVEDLDVAFQHFGTLAGPVSAILFGVGLLVAGLSSSSVGTLSGDIIMQGFIQYRIPLYVRRLITIIPPIAIIASGVNPTSALVMSQVVLSFGIAFALIPLILFTSKKRIMGELTNARWVTGISWVIAALVVALNLFLIVDTFM, from the coding sequence ATGACAAACAAATACATCGAGGCACAGGCACACATGTCAGAGGCAGCTGAGCGTGCACTTGAGGGGAAAGTCAAAGGATTTAGAAGACTCCTTCCTTTTCTCGGCCCTGCTTTTATCGCAGCCATTGCTTATATTGATCCAGGAAATTTTGCCACCAACATTGCGGCTGGCTCCAAATATGGATACCTCCTTTTATGGGTGATTCTCATATCAAATCTCATGGCTTTGCTCATTCAGTCCTTATCCGCAAAGCTCGGAATCGCGACAGGTAAAAACTTACCTGAAATCGCACGTGAAGAGTTTCCAAAACCCGTTTCGATCGGTTTATGGATTCAAGGAGAGCTCGTCATTATTGCCACGGATTTAGCTGAGTTTATCGGGGCGGCACTTGGTTTATACTTGCTCTTTCGAATCCCGCTGCTCGAAGCATCTATTATCGCAGCTATCGGCTCATTTGCGATATTGGAACTGCAAAGACGAGGATATCGAGCTTTAGAAGCAGGTATTACAGGCATGCTGTTCGTTGTCGTGATCGCTTTCGCTGTTCAAACCTTTGTCGCTAAACCCGATATCGCAAGTGTCGCTGGCGGACTGTTCATTCCAAAATTTGATGGCGCAGACAGTGTGCTGCTTGCCGCTGGAATTTTAGGTGCGACCGTGATGCCTCACGCAATTTACTTACATTCAGCTTTAACCCAAAGAAGAGTCGTCGGCAGAACGGAAAAGGAGAAAAAGCAGATTTTCCGCTTTGAGTTTTTAGATATCCTCATTGCAATGATCGTCGCCGGAGCCATCAATGCCAGCATGTTGATTGTGGCTGCCGCTTTATTTTATAAAAATGGCCTTTTTGTTGAAGATTTAGATGTTGCGTTTCAGCATTTTGGTACACTCGCAGGACCTGTATCAGCCATTTTATTTGGTGTAGGTCTGCTTGTAGCCGGACTATCCAGCTCTTCTGTCGGTACATTGTCAGGCGATATCATTATGCAGGGCTTTATTCAATACCGAATTCCGCTTTATGTTCGCCGGCTGATTACCATCATTCCTCCTATTGCGATTATTGCATCTGGAGTGAATCCGACCTCCGCACTTGTGATGAGTCAGGTCGTCTTATCGTTTGGGATTGCCTTTGCTTTAATTCCGCTCATTTTATTTACAAGTAAAAAACGAATTATGGGTGAATTAACGAATGCCCGCTGGGTGACAGGAATATCTTGGGTGATAGCAGCTCTTGTTGTAGCACTTAATCTTTTCTTAATTGTAGATACGTTTATGTAA
- a CDS encoding GlsB/YeaQ/YmgE family stress response membrane protein, with product MLGFLISLVVAIVIGLIGSALAGGSVPGGWIGSMIAGLAGAWIGHGLLGTWGPSLAGFAIIPAILGAAIFVIILSLIFRSVGSRVS from the coding sequence ATGTTAGGATTTCTAATTTCATTAGTTGTGGCGATTGTCATCGGCCTTATCGGCAGTGCACTCGCTGGAGGTAGTGTACCAGGAGGATGGATCGGTTCAATGATTGCAGGACTTGCAGGTGCTTGGATTGGTCACGGATTGCTTGGAACGTGGGGTCCTAGTTTGGCAGGCTTTGCGATCATTCCAGCCATCTTAGGCGCAGCGATCTTTGTCATTATCTTAAGCCTGATCTTCCGTAGTGTGGGATCAAGGGTTTCATAA
- a CDS encoding DctP family TRAP transporter solute-binding subunit produces the protein MKNLLAYTLLLLIGFVTALYFGFYHMMPKAATTFDDEQTGLKDQLVFKFSHVVADNTPKGLAAKKFAELVHEKSDGKITIQIFSNGSLYSDIEEINALKENQVQFIAPSTSKLGMLSPEWLALDLPFAFSNYDAVQEGLHGAIGQRLFGTLQKDGLKGMAYWTNGFKQITSNKGPIKQPSDLKNQSLRIMQSDMIEKQFKLLGAKPYQESFNSTFQLLETKKVDGEENTISNIYSKKFYHIQDYMTISNHGYLGYVVLTDQSFFDRQTPETKQILLEAMEETTAWNEKHAEQMNKDQLEEIKRESPIAIHELTPAERQKWVKALDPLYEEAEKTIGSPLIKQIRELRARYEHSPIHAFQEEDKTK, from the coding sequence ATGAAGAATTTACTCGCCTATACACTATTGCTCTTGATTGGTTTTGTAACCGCTTTATACTTTGGTTTTTATCATATGATGCCAAAAGCCGCGACGACCTTTGACGATGAACAGACAGGGCTGAAGGATCAGCTTGTGTTCAAATTTAGCCATGTCGTGGCAGATAATACACCAAAAGGACTTGCCGCAAAGAAATTTGCTGAGCTTGTGCACGAAAAATCCGATGGCAAGATCACCATTCAAATTTTCTCCAACGGAAGTCTTTATTCTGATATAGAAGAAATTAATGCACTCAAAGAGAATCAAGTTCAATTTATCGCACCATCTACCTCGAAGCTCGGCATGCTATCCCCTGAGTGGCTGGCACTTGACCTTCCCTTTGCTTTTTCTAATTACGATGCGGTTCAAGAAGGCTTGCATGGTGCAATTGGACAAAGATTGTTCGGCACCCTGCAAAAAGATGGGCTAAAGGGAATGGCGTATTGGACAAATGGCTTTAAGCAAATCACCTCTAATAAAGGGCCAATCAAACAGCCTAGTGATTTAAAAAACCAATCTCTCCGCATTATGCAAAGCGACATGATTGAAAAGCAATTCAAACTTCTTGGCGCAAAGCCCTATCAGGAATCGTTTAATTCGACGTTTCAGCTATTAGAAACAAAAAAGGTAGATGGTGAAGAAAATACCATTTCAAATATTTATTCAAAAAAATTCTATCATATACAAGACTATATGACGATCAGTAATCACGGATATTTGGGCTATGTGGTCTTAACAGATCAATCCTTCTTTGATCGCCAGACACCTGAAACGAAACAAATTTTACTTGAAGCGATGGAAGAAACAACCGCTTGGAATGAAAAACATGCAGAACAGATGAACAAAGATCAACTGGAGGAGATTAAACGGGAATCACCGATTGCCATTCATGAATTGACACCAGCTGAAAGACAAAAATGGGTGAAAGCCCTCGATCCTTTGTATGAAGAAGCCGAAAAAACCATTGGTTCTCCCCTAATCAAACAGATTCGTGAGCTGCGTGCGCGTTATGAACATTCTCCGATCCATGCTTTTCAAGAAGAGGATAAGACCAAATAA
- a CDS encoding response regulator — protein MTQIKVLLIEDDPMVQEVNKEFIKSVPGFQVVAIAGNGEQGIQLIKEIRPDLVVLDVYMPKKDGVKTLQDIRKQKIQVDVIVISAAKDKETIGTMLQNGARDYIIKPFKFERMKESLETYKAFKSKIRTAAEFSQEMLDDIIRKPAVKQEDTWLPKGLNVHTMNEIKAYMGLQEGPQSAEEVANALGIARVTARRYLDFLVKEGELKLDMQYGGVGRPVNKYIVHSD, from the coding sequence ATGACTCAGATTAAGGTGCTATTAATTGAAGATGATCCGATGGTGCAAGAAGTGAATAAGGAGTTCATTAAGAGTGTTCCTGGCTTTCAAGTGGTGGCAATCGCAGGTAATGGGGAGCAGGGAATCCAGCTCATCAAAGAAATTCGTCCAGACCTTGTTGTCCTCGACGTATATATGCCAAAAAAAGATGGCGTGAAGACGCTTCAAGACATTAGAAAGCAAAAGATACAGGTGGACGTGATCGTTATTTCTGCGGCAAAAGACAAAGAGACGATTGGCACCATGCTTCAAAATGGTGCACGAGATTATATCATCAAGCCATTTAAGTTCGAACGTATGAAAGAATCACTTGAAACCTATAAAGCGTTTAAATCTAAAATTCGCACAGCAGCAGAATTTTCTCAGGAGATGCTGGATGATATCATACGAAAGCCGGCTGTTAAGCAGGAAGATACTTGGCTTCCTAAGGGGCTGAATGTGCATACGATGAATGAAATTAAAGCCTATATGGGCTTGCAGGAAGGACCGCAGTCTGCGGAGGAAGTGGCCAATGCACTTGGCATTGCACGTGTCACGGCACGCCGGTATTTAGACTTCTTAGTGAAAGAAGGCGAGCTGAAATTAGATATGCAATACGGCGGAGTTGGGCGGCCTGTGAATAAATATATCGTACATTCTGACTAA